A single region of the Borrelia hermsii DAH genome encodes:
- the dnaB gene encoding replicative DNA helicase, whose product MAFTSVSTASTLLFNEGAEKAVISSIFYNPGKVEEALLYLKPDDFYNQNHEMIFKAMISLYEKRENIDPITVFEEVSSLTPKSQLLSNFKALTGLQDYLSFLSGYLPTDKTINVYVKIVKEHRIRRDISKISRELNDLANDSTKKVEQFVEEAQRQILSIELDCSNKNFNHAKVIAERVHAEIYERSVKKREVNFGIPTGFKKVDSLIGGFRESDFIIIGARPSVGKTAFALNIASSIALRNDKKRKVGFFSLEMTSDALIKRIIASQANIDSFKIQNSILSSHEIKAINDVVNDISNSEFYIEDTANISLLTLATQARKLKRFSGVDILFVDYISLISLEAKNIPRHEQVASISKALKELARELKIPIIALSQLTRDTEGREPSLASLRESGALEQDADIVILLHRDKDLRGSSDDERVVSAVDTKVIVAKHRNGPTGRADVLFLPHVVKFVNKEHESDY is encoded by the coding sequence GTGGCCTTTACTTCAGTAAGCACAGCTTCTACACTTCTTTTTAACGAAGGTGCAGAAAAGGCAGTTATTTCGAGCATATTCTATAATCCAGGGAAGGTAGAAGAGGCATTACTATATCTAAAGCCAGATGATTTTTATAATCAGAATCATGAGATGATTTTTAAGGCTATGATTTCTCTTTATGAGAAAAGGGAGAATATTGATCCAATAACTGTATTTGAGGAAGTATCTTCCTTAACACCTAAATCACAGCTTTTAAGTAATTTTAAAGCTTTAACAGGATTGCAGGATTATTTGAGTTTCCTTTCAGGATATCTTCCCACTGATAAGACCATAAATGTTTATGTAAAAATTGTTAAAGAACATCGCATTAGAAGAGATATTTCCAAAATTTCTAGAGAACTCAATGATTTGGCTAATGATTCTACAAAAAAAGTTGAGCAATTTGTGGAAGAAGCACAAAGGCAAATTCTTTCAATTGAATTGGATTGTTCTAATAAAAATTTTAATCATGCAAAAGTTATTGCTGAGAGAGTTCATGCTGAGATATATGAGAGAAGCGTGAAAAAACGAGAAGTTAATTTTGGTATTCCAACTGGTTTTAAAAAAGTTGATAGTCTTATTGGGGGTTTTAGAGAGAGTGATTTTATTATTATTGGTGCTCGTCCTAGTGTTGGTAAGACTGCATTTGCACTTAATATCGCATCAAGTATCGCATTGAGGAATGATAAGAAACGGAAAGTAGGTTTTTTTTCTCTTGAAATGACTTCTGATGCTTTAATTAAAAGAATAATAGCATCTCAAGCTAATATTGATAGTTTTAAGATTCAAAATAGTATTTTGTCAAGCCATGAGATTAAGGCTATCAATGATGTTGTAAATGATATTAGTAATTCTGAATTTTATATTGAAGATACTGCTAATATTAGTTTATTAACGCTTGCAACTCAGGCTAGGAAGCTTAAGAGGTTTTCTGGTGTAGATATACTATTTGTTGATTATATTAGCCTTATTTCTCTTGAAGCTAAGAATATTCCAAGGCATGAACAGGTAGCCTCAATTAGTAAAGCACTAAAAGAGCTTGCAAGAGAACTTAAGATTCCAATTATTGCCCTTTCACAACTTACAAGAGATACTGAGGGGCGTGAACCTAGTCTTGCTAGTTTAAGAGAATCAGGTGCATTAGAGCAAGATGCAGATATTGTTATTTTACTTCATAGAGATAAGGATTTAAGGGGCAGTTCTGATGATGAGAGAGTTGTAAGTGCTGTTGATACTAAGGTTATTGTTGCTAAACATAGAAATGGGCCTACAGGAAGAGCTGATGTATTATTTCTTCCACATGTTGTTAAATTTGTTAATAAAGAGCATGAAAGTGACTATTAG
- the uppS gene encoding polyprenyl diphosphate synthase yields MSSNSLPMHVGIIMDGNRRWALKKGLSFFEGHKEGLKRAKEIVKHSLKLGIKYLSLYVFSTENWNRTKSEIEYLMFLIADYLSSEFEFYSANNIKILVSGDIEALSEKVRKSIIDAIEFTRNFDGLMLNLAINYGGRNEIVRATKKILGSGLQFGTLDEVVFSKFLDNPELCDLELLIRTGGDMRISNFLLWKIAYCEFVFSSALWPEYSISHYDRDLECFKNRKRNFGR; encoded by the coding sequence ATGAGTAGTAATTCTCTTCCAATGCATGTTGGGATCATCATGGATGGAAATAGAAGATGGGCTTTAAAAAAAGGTTTGTCATTTTTTGAAGGACACAAAGAAGGTTTAAAGAGAGCCAAGGAGATAGTTAAACATTCTCTTAAATTAGGCATAAAATATTTATCTCTCTATGTTTTCTCTACAGAAAATTGGAATAGGACAAAATCAGAAATAGAATATTTGATGTTTTTGATTGCCGATTATCTAAGTTCTGAGTTTGAGTTTTATAGTGCAAACAATATAAAAATACTAGTATCAGGAGATATTGAAGCTTTAAGCGAGAAAGTAAGAAAGTCAATCATTGATGCTATTGAGTTTACGAGAAATTTTGATGGACTTATGTTGAATTTAGCAATTAATTATGGCGGTCGAAATGAAATAGTTAGAGCTACTAAGAAAATTTTGGGAAGTGGTTTACAGTTTGGGACTTTAGATGAGGTTGTATTTTCTAAGTTTTTGGATAATCCGGAACTTTGTGATCTTGAGCTTTTAATCCGTACTGGTGGAGATATGAGAATAAGTAATTTTCTTTTATGGAAAATTGCTTATTGTGAATTTGTTTTTTCAAGTGCCTTGTGGCCAGAATATTCCATTTCTCATTATGATAGAGACTTGGAATGTTTTAAGAATAGGAAGAGAAATTTTGGGAGATAA
- the ssb gene encoding single-stranded DNA-binding protein yields MADINSLVLSGRLTKDSELTYTEAGMAILKFGLANNRRVKKSNEWVDYAQFFDCVIFAKRAESLSVFLKKGKQVVVSGSLKYESWQDKNTGDKRSKCSVLVDEIQMFGMPLAAQGANNVGFESYKKPDPFTDIGFGDSFNEDIPF; encoded by the coding sequence ATGGCCGATATTAATTCCTTAGTATTGTCTGGTAGGCTTACGAAGGATTCTGAGCTTACTTATACTGAGGCAGGTATGGCTATTCTTAAATTTGGTTTAGCTAATAACAGAAGGGTTAAAAAAAGTAATGAATGGGTGGATTATGCTCAATTTTTTGATTGTGTTATCTTTGCTAAGAGAGCTGAGAGTCTTAGTGTTTTTCTTAAGAAGGGAAAACAAGTTGTAGTTAGTGGTTCTTTAAAATATGAGAGTTGGCAAGATAAAAACACTGGGGATAAGAGAAGCAAGTGCAGTGTTTTAGTAGATGAGATTCAAATGTTTGGGATGCCTCTTGCTGCTCAAGGTGCTAATAATGTTGGCTTTGAAAGTTATAAGAAGCCAGATCCGTTTACGGATATTGGTTTTGGTGACAGTTTTAATGAAGATATACCTTTTTAG
- the rpsF gene encoding 30S ribosomal protein S6, whose protein sequence is MIKKYEACFLFKSEELEYKVALEDVKKQLTAFNASDFVENSLGERALEYSIRKQSRGRYEIIEFKMDSSNLKELEVQLRLIKNLLRYMILVKINKKVNVKKVKRRNFREFKDNRDTREKELPESTADVKVD, encoded by the coding sequence ATGATAAAAAAGTATGAGGCTTGTTTTTTATTTAAGAGTGAGGAACTTGAATATAAGGTTGCTTTAGAAGATGTAAAAAAACAGTTAACAGCTTTTAATGCTAGTGATTTTGTTGAGAATTCTCTTGGAGAGAGGGCATTGGAATATTCTATTAGGAAGCAGTCGCGTGGTAGATATGAGATAATAGAATTTAAGATGGACAGTAGTAATTTAAAAGAACTTGAAGTGCAATTGAGACTTATCAAAAATTTATTAAGATATATGATCTTAGTTAAGATTAATAAAAAGGTTAATGTTAAAAAAGTTAAGAGAAGAAATTTTAGAGAGTTCAAGGATAATAGAGATACTAGAGAAAAGGAATTACCAGAATCTACTGCTGATGTAAAAGTAGATTGA
- the trhA gene encoding PAQR family membrane homeostasis protein TrhA, whose amino-acid sequence MFKKKKKHKSYHASIPKNELFSSISHLIGIILSIIGTTILITLSINSEKYLHAVLFLIYGSSMTLLYTMSTLYHMFTRGSKIKQLFRKFDHISIFILIAGTYTPPCLILMPNVYGKIILIAVWGFAILGIIFKSIYINSPGWINGCIFILMGWSIIFGIKLIYEILPIKGFVWLGLGGILYTLGGIVYSTSKKLNPIANMRMHDLFHILILLASFAHFWFMLKYVLPIN is encoded by the coding sequence ATGTTCAAAAAAAAGAAAAAACACAAATCATATCATGCCTCAATACCTAAAAATGAATTGTTCAGCTCAATATCTCACCTAATTGGCATTATTTTATCAATAATAGGAACAACAATTCTTATTACTCTATCAATTAATTCAGAAAAGTATCTTCATGCAGTATTATTTCTTATCTATGGCTCATCAATGACATTACTATATACAATGAGTACTCTTTATCATATGTTTACAAGGGGAAGTAAAATAAAACAACTTTTTAGAAAATTTGATCATATCTCAATATTCATATTGATAGCAGGAACATACACTCCACCATGTCTAATTCTTATGCCGAATGTTTATGGAAAAATAATCCTTATAGCCGTTTGGGGATTTGCTATTCTAGGAATTATTTTTAAGTCAATATACATAAACAGTCCCGGATGGATTAACGGATGCATATTCATACTTATGGGATGGAGTATTATATTTGGAATTAAACTCATTTATGAAATCCTTCCTATAAAAGGATTTGTATGGCTAGGCCTAGGGGGTATTCTTTATACACTAGGAGGAATAGTATACTCAACAAGTAAAAAACTTAATCCAATAGCAAACATGAGAATGCATGATCTTTTTCACATTTTAATCTTACTTGCATCTTTTGCTCACTTTTGGTTTATGTTAAAATATGTGCTTCCTATTAATTAA
- the rpsR gene encoding 30S ribosomal protein S18, whose product MYKDVDSHQRDSRSDGHQDGFKKNPNFRFFKKKTCKFCDMDRVPDYKEFDFLKKFITEQGKILPRRITGTSAKHQRRLALEIKKARYMALLPFVKQ is encoded by the coding sequence ATGTATAAAGATGTAGATTCCCATCAGAGAGACTCAAGGTCTGATGGACATCAAGATGGTTTTAAGAAAAACCCTAATTTTAGATTTTTTAAGAAAAAGACATGCAAATTTTGCGATATGGACAGAGTTCCTGATTATAAAGAGTTTGATTTCCTTAAAAAGTTTATTACAGAACAAGGGAAGATATTGCCTAGGAGAATTACAGGCACTTCTGCTAAACATCAGAGGCGTCTTGCACTAGAGATTAAGAAAGCTAGATATATGGCTTTACTTCCCTTTGTGAAGCAATAA
- a CDS encoding phosphatidate cytidylyltransferase — translation MIETWNVLRIGREILGDKSLFNLKSRKLTFIARLGTFLFFVPLVLFLIFLEYENYLLINILIFMFSGIAAKEVNDLLKVKSSSISSILSFFLGVSPPILTYLHYNIFDLGINIIFYLGITLVFSNWIVNLVFIKENEIVNFLSQATSIIFILVYPGFLMSFVVAITTLPRAPILLLILFSMVSGNDTFAYLVGYFLGKNSYRPTIISPNKTIMGFLGGILFSVIVAMVVVFLGLINLTYGEAMIFGILIGFFTIIGDLFESGLKRSAGVKDSGNIIPGRGGALDSIDSYLLTGPIFYLYLS, via the coding sequence ATGATAGAGACTTGGAATGTTTTAAGAATAGGAAGAGAAATTTTGGGAGATAAAAGTTTATTTAATCTTAAGTCTAGAAAATTAACATTTATTGCACGACTTGGGACATTTTTATTTTTTGTTCCTTTAGTTTTATTTTTAATATTTTTAGAGTATGAGAATTATTTATTAATTAATATTTTAATTTTTATGTTTAGTGGAATTGCTGCAAAGGAAGTTAATGATTTACTTAAGGTTAAGTCTTCTTCTATTTCTAGTATTTTATCTTTCTTTTTAGGAGTATCTCCCCCAATCTTAACATATCTACATTACAATATTTTTGATTTGGGTATAAATATAATATTTTATTTGGGTATAACTTTAGTTTTTAGTAATTGGATTGTTAATTTAGTTTTCATTAAAGAAAATGAAATTGTTAATTTTTTATCACAAGCAACTTCAATAATTTTTATACTTGTATATCCGGGATTTTTAATGTCATTTGTTGTTGCTATTACTACTTTGCCAAGAGCACCTATTCTTTTATTAATACTTTTCTCTATGGTAAGTGGTAATGATACTTTTGCCTATCTTGTTGGATATTTCTTGGGGAAAAATAGTTATAGGCCTACAATTATTAGCCCCAATAAAACGATAATGGGATTCTTAGGTGGTATATTATTCTCTGTTATTGTTGCAATGGTTGTAGTATTTTTAGGGTTGATCAATTTAACTTATGGAGAAGCTATGATTTTTGGCATTTTAATAGGATTCTTTACTATTATTGGTGATTTATTTGAATCTGGACTTAAGCGTAGCGCAGGAGTTAAAGATTCCGGCAATATTATTCCTGGTAGAGGTGGTGCTCTTGATTCAATTGATTCATATCTTTTAACAGGTCCTATATTTTATTTATATTTGTCTTAA
- a CDS encoding thiolase family protein, translating to MRKIAIIDGLRLPITKFGGALKGINIVDVSSDVVKALLGRNNIDRVDEVIIGNVISAGLGQNIARQIALKAGLGEITPAFTVNKVCGSGLKSLELAFNSIALGNSEIVLAGGVEDLSNAPYLLPRGVRFDGLKFGDFKIEDSIYKDALVDTPSSTVMGLTAENLAEMYEITREMQDQFAYNSHMKATAARDNGYFNDEIYPLSVFDRKTKLKRVICSDEEIRDSLSLEKLSSLKPVFKEGGTVTAGNSSSLDDGACFLILASEDFVCKTGVQPLAYVGGFKSVGLNPLHMGFGAFLAIEEIIGKFNLIPSEIDFIETNEAFAAQSLSVLKALRQKYDVQDSIINVNGGAIALGHPFSVSGARILLTLARLMRINNKSKGIASLCIGGGQGIAAFLYR from the coding sequence ATGAGGAAAATAGCAATTATTGATGGCCTTAGATTGCCGATTACTAAATTTGGAGGAGCATTGAAGGGGATTAACATTGTTGATGTATCCTCAGATGTTGTTAAGGCTTTGCTTGGAAGAAATAATATTGATAGAGTAGATGAGGTTATTATTGGAAATGTAATCTCAGCAGGACTTGGTCAAAATATTGCTAGGCAGATTGCTTTGAAAGCTGGTTTGGGTGAAATTACACCTGCTTTTACTGTAAATAAAGTTTGTGGCTCGGGACTTAAGTCTTTAGAGCTTGCGTTTAATTCTATAGCTCTTGGTAATAGTGAAATTGTTTTAGCTGGTGGTGTAGAAGATTTGAGTAATGCTCCTTATCTTTTGCCAAGGGGCGTCAGATTTGATGGTTTAAAATTTGGTGACTTTAAAATAGAAGATTCAATATATAAGGATGCCTTAGTTGATACGCCAAGTAGTACTGTGATGGGACTTACAGCAGAAAATTTGGCAGAAATGTATGAAATTACAAGAGAGATGCAGGATCAGTTTGCATATAATTCTCACATGAAAGCAACAGCAGCAAGAGATAATGGATATTTTAATGATGAAATATATCCACTATCAGTTTTTGATAGAAAGACAAAACTTAAAAGGGTTATATGTAGTGATGAGGAGATACGTGATAGTTTAAGTTTGGAAAAACTTTCGTCTTTAAAACCTGTTTTTAAAGAAGGAGGTACTGTTACTGCCGGTAATTCTTCTAGTTTAGATGATGGGGCTTGTTTCTTAATATTGGCAAGTGAGGATTTTGTTTGCAAGACAGGAGTACAACCTTTAGCTTATGTCGGTGGTTTTAAAAGTGTAGGCTTAAATCCTCTTCATATGGGATTTGGAGCTTTCCTTGCTATTGAGGAGATTATAGGAAAATTTAACTTAATTCCAAGTGAAATTGATTTTATTGAAACAAATGAAGCTTTTGCAGCACAATCTTTAAGTGTCTTGAAAGCTTTACGTCAAAAATATGATGTGCAAGATAGTATTATTAATGTTAATGGAGGAGCTATTGCCTTGGGGCATCCGTTTTCAGTTAGTGGTGCAAGGATTTTGTTAACCCTTGCACGTCTTATGAGAATAAATAATAAATCAAAAGGAATTGCCTCTCTTTGTATTGGAGGTGGGCAGGGTATAGCGGCTTTCTTATATAGATGA
- the rseP gene encoding RIP metalloprotease RseP — protein sequence MYIFLSILAFTFIIFIHELGHLLFAKLFKVKVEVFSIGIGPSLFKIKIKETEYRFSPIFLGGYCKLKGSEHLENELKLNRQLEADKDSIFGISHFKKILIYFAGPLFNLIFAFIIFVAIEMIGIVYPDYPSKIVVINNSASSKFKDGDVILSVNNNNIKYYSDLNKFVSLKDSRMTFTVLRNGDRISFEEHTSLDKLIKEIGPWVDLIIAKVKTNSSAEVAGLKPNDKIIGINDVALNNNEDLNNLTAKLDVNVVDIRYERNGEILTSKLVFQDTNKSLGIHLLPGLDRVVKADNLGIALKNSFNKVLNILGNILKSIISLFTNFKNNSKNIVGPVGMMSIVIGSFSFGILYWLNTIAIFSLLIAGMNLFFVVIPMLDGGQILISLIELLRGKRFHAKYIYYFYIIGILLMLSLFVLGFLNDLRNLI from the coding sequence ATGTATATTTTTCTTAGTATTTTGGCTTTTACTTTTATAATATTCATTCATGAATTAGGTCATTTGTTATTTGCAAAACTTTTTAAAGTTAAGGTTGAAGTTTTTTCTATAGGGATAGGACCTAGTCTTTTTAAAATTAAAATAAAAGAAACGGAGTATAGATTTTCTCCTATTTTTTTGGGGGGATATTGTAAGCTTAAAGGATCTGAGCACTTAGAAAACGAGCTTAAATTAAATAGACAGCTTGAAGCTGATAAAGATTCTATTTTTGGTATTTCTCATTTTAAAAAAATATTAATATATTTTGCAGGCCCTCTTTTTAATTTAATTTTTGCATTCATTATTTTTGTCGCAATAGAAATGATAGGTATAGTTTATCCTGATTATCCTAGTAAAATAGTCGTTATTAATAATAGCGCTTCAAGTAAATTTAAAGATGGGGATGTTATTTTAAGCGTTAATAATAATAATATAAAATATTATTCTGATTTAAATAAATTTGTTTCCTTAAAAGATTCCAGAATGACGTTCACGGTTTTAAGAAATGGTGATCGTATTAGCTTTGAAGAGCATACAAGTTTGGATAAGCTTATAAAAGAAATTGGCCCTTGGGTAGATCTGATTATTGCTAAAGTTAAAACAAATTCTTCAGCTGAAGTTGCCGGTCTTAAGCCTAATGATAAGATAATTGGTATTAATGATGTGGCTTTGAATAATAATGAGGATTTAAATAATTTAACGGCTAAGCTTGATGTTAATGTAGTAGACATTAGGTATGAGAGGAATGGAGAAATTTTAACTTCAAAGTTGGTGTTTCAAGATACTAATAAAAGTCTAGGAATTCATTTATTGCCCGGTTTAGATCGGGTGGTTAAAGCAGATAATTTGGGAATTGCTTTGAAAAATTCTTTTAATAAAGTCTTAAATATTTTAGGGAATATTCTTAAGTCTATTATTTCGTTATTTACTAATTTTAAGAATAATTCTAAAAATATTGTAGGGCCTGTTGGTATGATGAGCATTGTTATTGGTTCTTTTTCTTTTGGAATCTTATATTGGCTTAATACTATTGCTATTTTTAGTTTACTTATTGCTGGCATGAATTTATTTTTTGTTGTAATTCCGATGCTTGATGGAGGTCAAATTCTTATTAGTTTGATTGAGCTCTTGCGTGGAAAGCGATTTCATGCAAAATACATTTATTATTTTTATATTATTGGTATTTTGTTGATGTTAAGTCTTTTTGTATTAGGGTTTTTAAATGACTTACGTAATTTAATCTAA
- a CDS encoding PTS transporter subunit EIIC, whose product MINFFKVLRFANLQKFSNAVRLPISVLTIFCLMLGIGSALSSPSNLFYVDNIVFKVVLGLIKNTSNIIILNIPLLFVIGITVGVARAQKGPAALSALIGYLIFNVTENYFLDLFSELVEPNLMSSVGQVNILGIQTLNTGILGALSVGLLVGYLHNKFYYIELPGPFNFFAGFRFVPIVVFPFCILLGGIFVFIWPYFNELIVSFGFFIAKFNYFDSFLYGVLNRMLIPLGLHSILTFPFNFTSLGGTEVINGQVVGGIQNIFYAQLSDPYLTRFSSSISRFNSGFYLSIMFGLPGAAFGVYRGIIHDDKSKVFSLLFSGAFAAFLTGITEPLEFLFVFTAPLLYFVHAIYTGFALLIANVFDIAVGAAFSAGFFDFFMFGILQGHDKTNWIYLLPLGFAFFALYYFTFKWVYNYFDFQIFGVGEPFFAGIEGEVEGMGIAHLIIQGLGNLDNIQEFDVVSTDLSFVVFSPELISEDILKKTGALNIVTIDNTIKIDYGTNVYYIKKAIENYSPERLFKASVVVASDNVKQGIKAYIEMKEDDKLEKQGSTGKLYKLNDNNDNDN is encoded by the coding sequence GTGATAAATTTTTTCAAGGTTCTTAGATTTGCAAATTTACAAAAGTTTTCTAATGCAGTAAGATTGCCAATTTCTGTTTTGACAATTTTTTGTTTAATGCTTGGAATTGGATCTGCACTCTCAAGTCCTTCTAATTTATTTTATGTTGACAATATTGTTTTTAAGGTTGTTTTAGGACTTATTAAGAATACAAGTAATATTATTATTTTAAATATTCCATTGCTTTTTGTTATAGGGATTACTGTTGGAGTGGCTCGAGCTCAAAAGGGACCTGCTGCACTCTCAGCTCTTATTGGATATTTGATTTTTAATGTTACTGAAAATTATTTTCTTGATTTGTTTTCAGAACTTGTTGAGCCTAATCTAATGTCTTCAGTTGGTCAAGTAAATATTTTAGGGATTCAAACTTTAAATACAGGTATTTTAGGTGCTTTATCAGTTGGGCTTTTGGTTGGTTATTTGCACAATAAATTTTATTATATTGAGTTGCCTGGGCCTTTTAACTTTTTTGCTGGTTTTCGGTTTGTTCCCATAGTAGTTTTTCCTTTTTGTATTTTATTGGGGGGAATATTTGTTTTCATTTGGCCATATTTTAATGAATTAATTGTTTCTTTTGGATTTTTTATTGCTAAATTTAACTATTTTGATAGTTTTCTTTATGGGGTTTTAAATAGAATGCTCATTCCTTTGGGGCTTCATTCCATTCTTACATTTCCTTTTAACTTTACTTCGTTGGGAGGAACTGAGGTTATTAATGGTCAGGTTGTTGGTGGTATTCAAAATATATTTTATGCTCAATTATCAGATCCATATCTTACTAGGTTTTCTTCAAGCATTTCCAGGTTCAATAGTGGATTTTATCTCTCTATTATGTTTGGGCTTCCTGGGGCGGCATTCGGGGTTTATAGAGGAATCATTCATGATGATAAGAGTAAGGTTTTTTCTTTGCTATTTTCTGGGGCTTTTGCAGCTTTCTTAACAGGAATTACAGAGCCTTTAGAATTTTTGTTTGTTTTTACAGCACCTTTGCTTTATTTTGTGCATGCTATTTATACCGGATTTGCATTGTTGATTGCTAATGTATTTGATATTGCAGTTGGAGCTGCTTTTTCTGCTGGATTTTTTGATTTTTTTATGTTTGGAATATTACAAGGGCATGACAAGACAAATTGGATTTATTTATTACCATTAGGATTTGCATTTTTTGCTTTGTATTATTTTACTTTTAAATGGGTTTATAATTATTTTGATTTTCAGATTTTTGGTGTTGGTGAACCATTTTTTGCTGGTATTGAAGGGGAAGTTGAAGGAATGGGAATTGCTCATCTAATAATTCAGGGTCTTGGAAATCTTGATAATATTCAGGAGTTTGATGTTGTCTCAACAGACTTAAGCTTTGTAGTTTTCAGTCCTGAGCTTATATCGGAGGATATCCTTAAAAAAACAGGTGCTTTAAATATTGTTACAATTGATAATACAATTAAAATTGATTATGGAACAAATGTTTATTATATAAAAAAAGCTATTGAAAATTATTCCCCTGAAAGGCTTTTTAAGGCCAGTGTTGTTGTTGCATCTGATAATGTAAAACAAGGAATTAAAGCATATATTGAAATGAAAGAAGATGATAAACTTGAAAAGCAAGGTTCAACAGGGAAACTTTACAAACTTAATGATAATAATGATAATGATAATTAG
- a CDS encoding peptidylprolyl isomerase, translating into MGNFLCFLLFFIVGITSFAQNTPVVIINLHSNEIITKTEFDSKVNTLKKTQGRDLSNAERKQVLQILIADVLFGQEALKQGIKVGDEEVMQTIRAQFGLASLTDEQIRQMIESQGTNWNELLSSMKRSLSAQKLILKMAQPKFSEIKTPSEKEVIEYYEANKTKFVNPDISRISHVFFSSKDKKRSEILTKAKDIANQIKSKKITFEEAVRKYSNDEGSKAKNGDLGFLARGDQNAQNVLGLDFIKEVFMLNKGDISQPISSKEGFHIVKVTEMYSQRFLGLQDKISPNVNMTVKDAIKNNMVNIHQQQIVARVQQEIYDKLNKSASIQILDSSLK; encoded by the coding sequence ATGGGTAATTTTTTGTGTTTTCTGTTGTTTTTTATTGTAGGAATAACATCTTTTGCTCAAAATACTCCCGTTGTAATTATTAATTTGCATAGTAATGAAATTATTACTAAAACGGAATTTGATTCTAAGGTAAATACATTGAAAAAGACGCAAGGGAGAGATTTAAGTAATGCTGAGAGAAAACAAGTTTTACAAATTTTAATAGCTGATGTCCTATTTGGTCAAGAAGCTTTAAAGCAGGGGATTAAGGTTGGAGATGAGGAAGTTATGCAAACAATTAGAGCTCAGTTTGGACTTGCAAGTCTTACAGATGAGCAAATTAGACAAATGATAGAAAGTCAGGGAACAAATTGGAATGAACTTTTATCTTCAATGAAAAGATCTCTTTCTGCACAAAAATTAATTTTAAAGATGGCTCAGCCTAAATTTTCAGAAATAAAAACTCCAAGTGAAAAGGAAGTAATCGAATATTATGAAGCTAATAAAACTAAATTTGTTAATCCTGATATATCAAGGATTAGTCATGTTTTCTTTTCTTCAAAAGATAAAAAGCGATCAGAGATTCTTACAAAGGCAAAAGATATTGCAAATCAGATAAAATCGAAAAAGATTACCTTTGAAGAGGCTGTAAGAAAATATTCAAATGATGAGGGTTCTAAGGCTAAAAATGGTGATCTTGGATTCTTGGCAAGAGGTGATCAGAATGCACAAAATGTTCTTGGATTAGATTTTATTAAAGAAGTTTTTATGCTTAATAAGGGAGATATTTCTCAGCCAATATCATCAAAAGAAGGTTTTCATATAGTTAAAGTGACTGAAATGTATTCCCAGAGGTTTTTAGGTCTTCAAGATAAGATATCTCCTAATGTGAATATGACTGTAAAGGATGCCATAAAAAATAATATGGTTAATATTCATCAGCAGCAAATTGTTGCTAGAGTACAACAAGAGATCTATGATAAACTCAATAAGTCTGCTAGTATACAAATTTTGGATTCTAGTCTAAAATAA
- the rplI gene encoding 50S ribosomal protein L9, producing the protein MRVILKEDFINLGKEGDTVDVKDGFARNYLLPKGFAVFSNKHNIDIFNQKRRAILKRQETRKKIALELKAKLDKVSLEFVMQSNDGGKLFHSINSLNIADELLKLGFEIERRKIDIHYGTLKTFGIYDVTIKLYEGINAVIKVEIKREEKKKSLKKSKSVAKEV; encoded by the coding sequence ATGAGAGTGATTTTAAAAGAGGATTTTATTAATCTTGGCAAAGAAGGTGATACTGTTGATGTAAAGGATGGTTTTGCAAGAAATTATTTATTGCCAAAAGGTTTTGCTGTTTTTTCAAATAAACATAATATTGATATTTTTAATCAGAAGAGGAGAGCAATACTTAAGAGACAAGAAACAAGAAAAAAGATAGCTCTTGAACTTAAAGCCAAGCTTGATAAGGTTAGTTTAGAGTTCGTAATGCAGTCTAATGATGGTGGGAAATTGTTTCATAGTATTAATAGCTTGAATATTGCCGATGAGCTTTTAAAGCTTGGGTTTGAAATTGAGAGAAGAAAAATAGATATACATTATGGTACATTAAAAACTTTTGGAATTTATGATGTGACCATTAAGCTTTATGAGGGAATTAATGCTGTCATTAAAGTTGAGATAAAAAGGGAAGAGAAAAAAAAATCTCTTAAAAAGTCTAAGAGTGTTGCAAAGGAAGTTTAA